A portion of the Candidatus Obscuribacterales bacterium genome contains these proteins:
- a CDS encoding RNB domain-containing ribonuclease — protein sequence LPEKIIPHEMHSDLGEYLSPKFQYDDEGALGAMVVSSLLPSRSLVTEFMLLANQAVASHLQALQLPGVYRVHRTPDPNEVQELLKLVSNMGIETDLDQEEEVHPRQYQHLTQQFANSKAEKVLTYLLLSTLRPATYSTHPGPHFGLAIEQGYTHFTSPMRRYPDLLVHRVLHTMFEHGRDRRSTRAKDRVELRHSSSHGKVNWNVIPPEMHAELEEHFTSVVMYLSEQEKLSQDAEADLEGLKKAEFMQQHTGETFHGLITGVQSYGFFVEIEELLVEGLVHVSSLKDDWYEYRSRQQKLVGRKNRRQYRLGDRVEVQVKSVDYYRQQIDLVAVGGGSEALDDDVDDLDEDDIDQTDDLDLGDGDGEDRYDS from the coding sequence ATCTACCAGAAAAGATCATTCCCCATGAAATGCATTCTGACCTTGGGGAATACCTCTCGCCCAAGTTTCAGTATGACGATGAAGGGGCTCTAGGAGCCATGGTGGTGTCATCGCTGCTGCCCTCGCGATCGCTGGTCACCGAGTTTATGCTGCTGGCCAACCAAGCCGTGGCATCCCACCTCCAGGCGCTGCAGTTGCCCGGCGTCTACCGCGTTCACCGCACCCCTGACCCCAACGAGGTGCAGGAATTGCTCAAGCTGGTGAGCAACATGGGGATTGAAACGGATTTGGATCAGGAAGAAGAGGTGCATCCTCGCCAATATCAACATCTCACCCAACAGTTTGCCAACTCCAAAGCTGAAAAGGTGTTGACCTATCTCCTGCTGTCTACCCTCCGCCCTGCCACCTACAGCACCCATCCTGGGCCCCACTTTGGTCTGGCCATTGAGCAGGGCTATACCCACTTCACCTCTCCCATGCGCCGCTATCCAGATTTGCTGGTGCATCGGGTGCTGCATACGATGTTTGAGCATGGGCGCGATCGCCGCTCCACCCGCGCGAAGGATCGGGTAGAGCTACGCCATAGCTCCAGCCATGGCAAGGTGAACTGGAACGTGATTCCCCCAGAAATGCACGCGGAGCTGGAGGAGCATTTCACCTCCGTCGTCATGTACCTGAGTGAGCAGGAAAAGCTCTCCCAGGATGCCGAAGCGGATCTAGAAGGGTTGAAGAAAGCCGAGTTTATGCAGCAGCATACCGGCGAAACTTTCCACGGCTTGATTACGGGTGTGCAGTCCTACGGGTTCTTCGTGGAAATTGAAGAACTTTTGGTGGAAGGGCTGGTGCATGTCAGTTCCCTGAAGGACGACTGGTATGAGTATCGCTCTCGGCAACAAAAGCTGGTGGGACGCAAGAACCGCCGCCAGTATCGTCTGGGCGATCGCGTGGAAGTGCAGGTGAAGAGTGTGGATTACTATCGCCAGCAGATTGACCTGGTTGCCGTTGGTGGCGGTAGCGAAGCCCTGGATGATGACGTGGATGACCTAGACGAGGATGACATCGATCAGACCGATGACCTCGATTTGGGTGACGGCGATGGAGAGGATCGTTACGATAGCTAA
- a CDS encoding flavin prenyltransferase UbiX, with amino-acid sequence MVSALRLTAYRLSLSDRVSSSNSPLPRPLILGITGASGLIYAIRAIKFLLEADYSVELVASKSTYMVWQAEQSIRMPLEAVQQEQFWRQQAGVETGGKLHCHPWGDVGANIASGSFRTQGMVVMPCSMSTVAKIATGLSSDLLERAADVQLKEGRPLVIVPRETPFSLIHLRNLTTLAEAGAKIVPAIPAWYHNPQTVNDLVDFVVARVLDQLDIQCVPIKRWDGHLEHETQEGA; translated from the coding sequence ATGGTCTCTGCCCTTAGGCTCACCGCTTATCGTTTATCGTTGAGCGATCGCGTGTCTTCATCTAATTCGCCACTACCTCGCCCCCTGATTCTGGGTATCACGGGGGCGTCGGGTCTCATCTATGCCATCCGGGCTATTAAGTTTTTGCTGGAAGCTGACTATTCTGTCGAGCTGGTCGCTTCTAAATCTACCTATATGGTTTGGCAGGCTGAGCAATCCATTCGGATGCCGTTGGAAGCGGTCCAGCAGGAACAGTTTTGGCGACAGCAGGCTGGCGTCGAAACGGGCGGTAAACTGCATTGCCATCCCTGGGGAGATGTGGGGGCCAACATTGCTAGCGGTTCCTTTCGTACCCAAGGGATGGTTGTCATGCCTTGCAGTATGAGTACGGTGGCCAAAATCGCCACGGGGCTGAGTTCAGACTTGCTAGAGCGGGCTGCGGATGTCCAACTCAAGGAAGGGCGGCCGTTGGTAATCGTACCTCGGGAAACGCCCTTCAGCCTAATTCACCTGCGCAATCTCACTACCCTGGCAGAGGCTGGGGCGAAGATTGTGCCTGCCATTCCCGCCTGGTATCACAATCCGCAAACGGTGAACGATTTGGTCGATTTTGTCGTGGCGCGGGTGTTAGACCAGCTCGATATTCAATGCGTCCCGATCAAGCGTTGGGATGGCCATTTAGAGCATGAGACCCAGGAGGGCGCGTGA